The following proteins come from a genomic window of Schistocerca gregaria isolate iqSchGreg1 chromosome X, iqSchGreg1.2, whole genome shotgun sequence:
- the LOC126298568 gene encoding uncharacterized protein LOC126298568, translating into MSSEPGNELRWNAVMCYFPGRPYYLRYQIGFDILVNPPDAQADPSVAGQPPRLIRVELYFPDGIICNPAYFDEMPNPLSFEGDAPHSYPPHPDVYPPMHSDNPHPTQSFYRRLCQQAMMLQEQLYTRVLVDIANGQPGEFMVIDDTPYDVIPHCNECNEFHRDPELVHLKRPRGAPKRKHSKQSHKQPGRSHQRPSKSTSTDEQDTSHAAPHTAGESVTTGPKKHLQKRKKCTVTQQLPEENELHEIATGIQNKNVSTQAAVATIEKAMDRLNIQENNLQKQEKPTLTQQLPEKDGLHEIATGIQDKNASTEPAAATIKDEMDRLNSHEENDDGNVVQDNEKLSEDANVNDDK; encoded by the exons ATGTCGTCTGAGCCTGGCAATGAATTACGATGGAACGCAGTTATGTGTTACTTTCCTGGGCGTCCATACTACCTCAGATATCAGATTGGGTTTGATATACTTGTTAACCCTCCTGATGCACAAGCGGATCCATCTGTGGCCGGTCAACCTCCACGCTTGATCCGTGTTGAGCTTTACTTCCCAGATGGTATTATCTGCAATCCTGCATACTTCGATGAAATGCCAAATCCTCTTTCATTCGAAGGTGATGCGCCACATTCCTACCCTCCACACCCTGATGTCTATCCACCAatgcactcagataatccacatccAACCCAGTCGTTTTATCGTCGTCTATGCCAGCAAGCTATGATGTTGCAGGAACAACTTTATACTCGTGTGCTTGTAGATATCGCAAATGGCCAGCCTGGGGAATTTATGGTAATTGATGACACACCATACGATGTCATTCCTCACTGCAACGAGTGCAATGAGTTTCACAGAGATCCAGAACTTGTTCACTTGAAACGACCCCGAGGtgctccaaaacgcaagcactcaaAGCAGTCACACAAACAGCCAGGGCGTTCACATCAGCGTCCATCAAAGTCCACATCCACAGATGAGCAGGACACGTCACATGCAGCACCACACACAGCCGGTGAAAGTGTCACCACAGGCCCCA aaaaacatctgcAAAAGCGCAAAAAGTGTACAGTGACTCAGCAGTTGCCAGAGGAAAATGAGTTACATGAAATAGCGACAGgaatacaaaacaaaaatgtttccaCTCAGGCTGCTGTTGCAACCATCGAAAAGGCAATGGATCGTTTGAATATACAAG aaaacaatCTGCAAAAGCAAGAAAAGCCTACATTGACTCAACAGTTGCCAGAGAAAGATGGGTTACATGAAATAGCAACAGGGATACAAGACAAAAATGCTTCCACTGAGCCTGCTGCTGCCACCATAAAAGATGAAATGGATCGTTTGAATTCGCATGAAGAGAACGATGATGGAAATGTCGTTCAGGACAACGAGAAGCTCAGTGAAGATGCAAATGTCAATGACGACAAATAG